CGCTGGCCAAAGGCGATCTCATGAAGCACGAAGGCCTCCTGGCCAAAGCTGCCGAGCTCAGCGCCAAGTATGGCGGTGCCACGCTCGATCAGCTCGCCTACGCCTGGATCATGGCGCATCCGTCATGCCCGCTGCCGATCATCGGCACGAACAAGCTGGAGCGCATCCAGGCCTGCGTGAAATCCGCCGGAATCCAACTCGAGCGTGAAGACTGGTACTCCCTCTGGGTCGCGGCGAAGGGGCACGGGGTGCCGTGAATAGAGAGTGCTCGTTACCAGTTCATGCACCAACACGGAATCTCCGCGAACGGTTCCGCCGCCGCATTGAATTTTAACCGCGCCATCACTCTCGGTCTCAGCGCCATGTGGCGTTTCTGATTACGGCGCTATCTGGGGTTGGTTTTTCTCCGCTGTCGCTTGAGCGCGGATGAGGTGGAAGGCGTATTTCTGGAAGACGTTTTTCACAGGGAGAGGGCCCCAGTAGCGGGAATCAGAGCTGTTGCCGGAATTGTCGCCCATGACGAAGAGGTGCTCTTCAGGAACCTGGACGGTCTTTCCATTTTGAAGCAGCGCCATCGGTAGGTAGTGGATGTCAGCGCTGTCAAAATAGTCGGTCACGGGTTTGCCATTGATGTGGAGGGCGTCGCCACGGAATTCGAGCGTGTCACCAGGTAGGCCGACGACTCGCTTGATGTAAATCATAGGCTGCGTCTGAGTCTGAGGCATGAAGGCAGAGGCAATGCCAGCGGTGGTGAAAACAACAACGTCGCCCCTATGTGGTAAACCTCCGCAGATGGAAAAGGCCTCTGCGACGACACGATCGCCTTTCTGGATGAATGGGGCCATGCCATTCTGTGGCACATGGTAGATGCCGATCATGCCGGATAATCGCAGCGTGATGACACCCACGATGGCGGCTCCGCTGATGGCGCAAAAGCCCATGGCGACGATGAACAACCAGCGTTTCACCCTTCCCAGCTCCTTCCGTCCCAGGCGATGACGCGGTCGAGGAGGCTCACGATGGCGTCGGTGAAGGTTTGGAAGAGGATCTCGCCTTTTTCGGCGGTGGCGAGGCGTGGATCGCCGACGTGGCCGGGCTCGCTGCGGTCGGGCATGGTCCAGCCGCGTGTGGCGGGCTCGAAGGGGTTGCCAAAGGGCACTTCATGAGTCTTTGCGGGATCGCTGACGAGCTCTGGGCGCAGTCGCAGGACCATGCTGGTTTCCCATTCGCATGCGTGGCCCATGACACGCTGCTGGATGCTGGGATCACGCAGCCAGGGCTCTGCACCGAGATGCCAGTAGGTGGCGAAGAGGAGAAGCAGGTCCTTCCGCTGGCGGTGGCGCTGGCGTGTCTCGAAGACGGATTGTTTTCCAGGCACATCGTTGCCACCGTGGCCATTGATGAAGATGAGGCGGCGAAGGCCGTGGGCGATGAGGTTTTCTAGCAGGCCATTGAGCAGATCAAGATAGACGCGTGGCTCGGCGGAGAGAGTGCCGGGGAAGTCCATGTGGTGGTGGGAATTCCCCAGCCACATGAGCGGGGCGATGAGCACACGCGGGCCCATGCGCTGCTCCACGCGACGCATGAGCTCCTGGGTGAGCATGCTGTCGGTAAAGACCGGCATGTGCCGCCCATGCTGCTCCAAGGCGGCGAGTGGGAGGAGCACGGGGGTGTCGCGATCGAGGGCGTCGATCTCGTTCCACTTACAATCGGCGAGCTGCATGGCGCGGTGGAGAGTTTCGGTAGCTGTTACTTCAGCTCAGTGATGACAAAGGAGTGATCGACTGGGCGTAGCATGCGGCGCACGTTGGCGTCCTGCTTGGCGTGCTCGGAGGCGAGCTTTTGCTTCAGTTTTTCCAGCGCGGCGGCCAATTTTGGCTCTGCGGCGGCTTCTGCGGCGATGATACGCATGTGGGTGACGAGGCTCTTGATGAGCAGGGTCTCAAAGGCCTGTTTTTGGCCGATGGCGGCGACGAGGTCGGCGAAGGGGCGATCGAAGGGTGTTTTCTCAAATGCGGCGGTGAGG
The Verrucomicrobiaceae bacterium DNA segment above includes these coding regions:
- the lepB gene encoding signal peptidase I produces the protein MKRWLFIVAMGFCAISGAAIVGVITLRLSGMIGIYHVPQNGMAPFIQKGDRVVAEAFSICGGLPHRGDVVVFTTAGIASAFMPQTQTQPMIYIKRVVGLPGDTLEFRGDALHINGKPVTDYFDSADIHYLPMALLQNGKTVQVPEEHLFVMGDNSGNSSDSRYWGPLPVKNVFQKYAFHLIRAQATAEKNQPQIAP
- a CDS encoding creatininase family protein, giving the protein MQLADCKWNEIDALDRDTPVLLPLAALEQHGRHMPVFTDSMLTQELMRRVEQRMGPRVLIAPLMWLGNSHHHMDFPGTLSAEPRVYLDLLNGLLENLIAHGLRRLIFINGHGGNDVPGKQSVFETRQRHRQRKDLLLLFATYWHLGAEPWLRDPSIQQRVMGHACEWETSMVLRLRPELVSDPAKTHEVPFGNPFEPATRGWTMPDRSEPGHVGDPRLATAEKGEILFQTFTDAIVSLLDRVIAWDGRSWEG